The following coding sequences are from one Candidatus Atribacteria bacterium ADurb.Bin276 window:
- a CDS encoding putative ABC transporter-binding protein precursor produces the protein MKRIIVLSLIVVSVLLIAIVPTFAAEKRFDGVTLKVFANSHDPMLKAVKWSVPVVKEKFGIDILMDEAPYGTQFDKAMSAFVAHTGQYDVIVGAHQWTGAWADGGYVIPLDDFIKNDPEFDPSIYVEKAYQINSEWKGKQYALPFNMEGRLMFYRKDIFEKEGFKVPTNREEWLNIVQSINNNPEYKEKGIWGAVYMYATEQGISYPFETYFQMFDWNSIKTENGFWDENFQICIDKPKMVEAFQYWQDRLKDMPPGVESYNLPEAYQFYIDGKAAMTEVWPLTLYGMLLDPANADLRAKTGTADIAIGYPMSGGWGIFICADSKIQEAAWEYIKFMTTAENDLFFFKEFGKGPSAKATYTDDSLKETYGDWLKGQSEAISKAVSYGKIATMSELYGGNFAVITNQIMTGKLPAEEGVDKLIEELKGILERAGYPQK, from the coding sequence ATGAAAAGAATCATAGTTCTAAGCTTAATTGTTGTTAGTGTCTTGTTAATTGCTATTGTACCAACATTTGCAGCCGAGAAACGTTTTGATGGTGTAACATTAAAAGTCTTTGCCAACTCCCACGATCCCATGTTAAAAGCAGTAAAATGGTCAGTTCCAGTAGTGAAGGAGAAATTCGGGATTGACATTTTAATGGACGAAGCCCCTTATGGAACTCAATTTGATAAAGCCATGTCGGCATTTGTAGCCCACACTGGTCAATATGATGTCATTGTTGGTGCCCATCAATGGACAGGAGCTTGGGCAGATGGTGGTTATGTGATCCCACTGGATGATTTTATAAAAAATGATCCAGAATTCGATCCATCAATCTACGTAGAAAAAGCTTATCAAATTAATTCCGAGTGGAAAGGGAAACAATATGCCCTTCCTTTCAACATGGAAGGTCGTTTAATGTTCTACCGGAAAGACATTTTTGAGAAAGAAGGATTTAAAGTACCGACCAATCGGGAGGAATGGCTCAACATAGTTCAATCGATTAATAATAACCCAGAATACAAAGAAAAAGGAATCTGGGGAGCCGTTTACATGTATGCAACTGAACAGGGTATATCTTATCCTTTTGAGACCTATTTCCAAATGTTTGATTGGAATAGTATAAAAACTGAAAATGGTTTTTGGGATGAAAATTTCCAAATCTGTATCGATAAACCAAAAATGGTCGAAGCCTTCCAATACTGGCAAGATCGTTTAAAAGATATGCCTCCTGGAGTTGAAAGTTACAATCTCCCCGAAGCTTACCAATTCTATATCGATGGAAAAGCAGCAATGACCGAGGTCTGGCCGCTTACCCTTTATGGTATGCTTCTTGATCCGGCTAATGCAGATTTAAGAGCAAAAACCGGTACAGCTGATATAGCCATCGGTTATCCAATGTCAGGTGGATGGGGAATATTCATTTGTGCAGACTCGAAAATCCAGGAAGCTGCTTGGGAATATATTAAATTCATGACCACTGCCGAGAATGACCTCTTTTTCTTCAAGGAATTTGGTAAAGGACCAAGCGCAAAAGCAACTTATACCGATGATTCTTTAAAGGAAACCTACGGCGATTGGCTCAAAGGTCAGTCGGAAGCAATATCTAAAGCGGTTTCTTATGGAAAAATTGCTACTATGTCGGAACTCTATGGCGGAAATTTTGCAGTAATTACCAACCAGATTATGACCGGCAAGTTGCCAGCTGAAGAAGGTGTCGATAAACTGATTGAAGAACTAAAAGGTATTCTTGAAAGAGCTGGTTATCCTCAGAAATAA
- the sugA_7 gene encoding Trehalose transport system permease protein SugA has product MIEKRLKYYLILPAFIIFLSLAIYPLFFALRGSFYIWRYGMPAQFVGLKNYIDLFKSSFAWNALQNTIIYVILAVFLELIIGLVLAVLMNRELGFFRPVVRTALTIPMFVSPIVVGIIWRMIYNPHYGLFNWLLGTQGFAPTGNEYALFFVVLADVWQWTPFMYVIILAALQSIPPEILEAGEIDGTTGWQKFIHITLPSISYAIIIALTLRFMDATKALDLIYTLTYGGPGGGTETIGFLIFRTAFNDLNIGSATSFALIFTIVMGILITRFLGWLNRRFEIV; this is encoded by the coding sequence ATGATTGAAAAAAGGTTAAAATATTATTTGATACTGCCTGCTTTTATAATTTTCCTGAGTTTAGCGATTTACCCTTTATTTTTTGCTTTGAGAGGAAGTTTTTATATATGGCGCTATGGAATGCCTGCTCAATTCGTGGGTTTAAAAAATTATATCGATCTTTTTAAATCGAGTTTTGCTTGGAATGCCTTACAAAATACCATTATATATGTTATTCTTGCTGTTTTTTTAGAGTTGATAATTGGTTTAGTATTAGCCGTTCTTATGAATCGAGAGCTTGGTTTTTTCCGTCCGGTCGTTCGAACTGCACTCACGATACCAATGTTTGTGTCACCAATAGTGGTAGGTATTATCTGGAGGATGATTTACAATCCCCATTATGGTCTATTCAACTGGCTTTTGGGTACTCAGGGTTTTGCTCCGACCGGAAATGAGTATGCTCTCTTTTTTGTTGTATTAGCTGATGTTTGGCAATGGACGCCCTTTATGTATGTTATTATTTTAGCTGCACTCCAAAGCATACCACCCGAAATTTTAGAAGCAGGTGAAATCGATGGAACAACCGGGTGGCAAAAATTTATTCATATTACCCTTCCCTCTATTTCTTATGCTATTATAATTGCCCTTACCTTGCGTTTTATGGATGCTACCAAAGCGTTAGATCTTATTTACACTTTAACTTATGGAGGTCCAGGTGGTGGAACCGAAACCATTGGATTCCTCATTTTCCGCACAGCTTTCAACGATTTAAATATTGGATCTGCAACATCATTTGCATTAATTTTTACCATCGTTATGGGAATTCTTATTACCAGGTTCCTGGGATGGTTGAATAGGAGGTTCGAAATTGTTTAA